In Osmerus eperlanus chromosome 4, fOsmEpe2.1, whole genome shotgun sequence, the sequence gatTAGATATTTTTGTAACTGAAGTTAATTAAAGTTCATGCAACAAGGGGATATAATGGGATCATAAGACACTTtgccaaacacaacaacagttgCCATTAGGGGTTATTTTTGTACTATCCACAGCACTCTTCATAGTTCCAACTTTTTGTTTGGCCAAATAAAAACATTACTCATCTCCTAAAACGGCACTTTAGAAATGTGAAGCTGATGATCCTACAAGTAGGTGTAAGGCTTCAGACCTAAATTTAAACTCATTCCAAATTCGAGAAAGGAACTTTCACCTTATAAGGataggcctatatatttttacatttgacGGCTTGACTGGACATGGATAGTTAGGCATCTACAGGAAAggcaaggggagagagaggggatgacaatCAGGAAAATGGCCCGGGCCAGAATCAAACCCGGGTCCCTGCTTTAGGGCCTCAGTCCATAGTAACCACGCTCTACCTGGAGAGCCTCCACCTTTCATCTCTTAACTCTCATTAACTCTCTGACATGGCTCCACGACTGCCTAAACAGTCTAAACACACCAGCCCCCATCATCCCAGCCTCTGAAGGTAAGCTAATGAGCATGCTCATCTTGACATGACATTACCAGgacatacagtacacaacatCTGTTACTTTGCATCAGACTTGTCACCCCgatatttacattgtcattgttTTCAGTTTTATGGTGACCTGTCCGTGTCTTGGGGCATGTTGGGCTGCTGTCTCGCTATGGGCTTAAGCGCCTCATATCCTCTTCCATTCAACGCATTGTTCCCTTTACCGCTGATTAATATCTTGTTTAAAcagccaccagacacaccaacgCTGAGAGTGTGTTCATAAATCCTCTGGAACTGATCAACACAATGGCTtgcattcttttttttaagagcaggaccccccccgtcccccgtcccccccacccccccctcctctctctctctctctctctctctctctctctctctctctctctctctctctctctcttgtcttatATCGCTGCATCTGCACTCCTCCACGAGAGACGAACAAATTCTAGGAATTTGGGACTGGAACAAAAACATCCCTCTGGCTTTCTGTTAATTTTATTAATACACAACATGAGCGAGGTGGCGACACATCAGCACTGTGGAACGTGTCTCGCCGCACAGCTGAGATCCTGTGTGGCATcgacaggcccctccccccccccccgaccaacACCTTTCTCGGCTCCAAACTCATCTGGAGCAAATTGCTCTAACAATAACAATGTAGTAAACAGAGACTTTAGAGCATGATCGAATGGTGTCTCTCCTGCTTTGAAATGTGACGGTCATTTcattgagagagacaaagagaaaaacagGGTCATTGTGTCCTCGCCTACAGGCTCCTCAGAGCTtccctcacacagacagtcCTGTGTGTGGGTTCACCCAAATATAACACAGTCGGCCTACACAATGGTTATACTATAACTACAACATAGGCCTACTAGAACTGATGAAGCTAGATGTGGCCTTTCATCCATTTGCGATCCTGATTAGATCCAATCTATGAACAAGCGTTGGTTTTTTCTATAAGACCGCCCTCTTTATTGTTCAAAGTGACTTTCATCTCCAATGCTGTACTTTCAATGCTGTACATTCGGGCCGCAGAACACGTCCCATCGTAGGTCATGATGTCTGGGCCTGGTTGGTGCGTGTGATAAGTCATGATGTCTGGGCCTGGTTGGTGCGTGTGGTAGGTCATGATGTCTGGGCCTGGTTGGTGCGTGTGGTAGGTCATGATGTCTGGGCCTGGTTGGTGCGTGTGGTAGGTCATGATGTCTGGGCCTGGTTGGTGCGTGTGGTAGGTCATGATGTCTGGGCCTGGTTGGTGCCTGTGGTAGGTCATGATGTCTGGGCCTGGTTGGTGCGTGTGGTAGGACAGGACCACAGATGCCTGTACGTGTGTTTCTCTGCACGGAGCCCTGCACAGTCCATTCACAAGGCTGCCAAACACTGGGCTCAAACCCAAACACATTCTCCTTTTACATTGTACTCTTGTTTATTTTTACTCTATCAGACTAAACGTCACATAAGATTGTAATCTACCTCCCTCATTGAAAGGATACACTATAATAAGTATACGGTGAGATTTTGTACAAGTGTCGTGAGCGCCGCCACGTTCACGCTGCAGGTTAACAGATGGGGCCCAGACCAACTGCTCAATTAGAAAAGCAGCATTGGGTTGGGCTGAAAATCTAGTATTGCAAGGTACCACTACTCACTCAATACTAAGTAAATGCCATTAGAAACAGCTACAAACCGTGCCACACTACTGGTCAATCGGTTGTGTTACGTCTGAAATGCATGAAAATTGTCCAAGAGAATGGGACAAAAGTATAGGATTCATGAATAAACTCATCTTATTTTAGTAAGTCTGCTTCTTGTGACATCATGGAGTGCCACACAGATGCTCTCTCACCTGATAGTAGCTGTAGTTTGATCAATGAACCACTTAAGTGTGATTAGGTTTCACATGGTTTCTGACCCAGACTCGTACCCTGTGGTTATGCAACCTGAACACCCTTTACCGTCAGAGAAATACATTCCTTTAGGAAATGACCAGCAATAATAGGTAATAGATATGGTGTGAGTTTACACGTCCACTTTGCCAACAATACCACTTTGATTTGTTTGGATTTTTCCCTCAGAGTTGTGCGTTGTGTCATTATTTTAACTCTGTGACTTCTGAAGAGGCAGGCTAAGGAAGAAGTACCTGTGAATAGTCAAGTACTGTGTAAagtagaagagtgtgtgtgtgtgtgtgtctgtgtgtgtgtgtgtgagagagcgagagagagagagagagagagagagagagagagagagagagagagagagagagagagagagagagagagagagagaggaaagggaaagagagagagagagagagagagagagagagagagagagagagagagagagagagagagagagaggaaagggagagagagaatagggatAGTAAGGACATGGGTGTTCTTACTTATCTAAAAATCCAGAGGAAAAACTTTTAGCAATAGGACCCAGAGGATTGTTGCATATATCAACACAAACTTTGGACAAGCACACCTTTAGGGGGTCTCTGCCAGACAACGATGTCAAAAACCTTCCAAAGCAATTCAATACGTATCCAAAAGTTTAAGTTTTGAGCTATGTCATTGGCTAAAAAACAGCTGACAggaaaacacaatgactcttgaaGCCAGGCCAGAGTGTACTATAAAGTAGACAGACGGTATATTTTCTTCACCGGAGAGAACTTTGGACTTTATCAGAGAAAAAAACTTTACAGAAAAAACACTCACCTGGGATGACAAGATGAGCGCGTCTGTTGCAGTGTACAGGAATATTTACACCGAGGACCGTTTCAGGCAGTCATTTGGTACCGAGGATAAACCGAAAGCAGGCGTGCGACTCCGGGAAAAGTTCTTAGGATGGTGCAGGTGTTCTCGAGGGACATGTCTTCACCTGTTGCGAGAGCGACTACCCATTTTCAACTGGCTGCCGAAGTACAGACTCAAGAAATGGATACTTGGAGATACTATAGCGGGACTTACTGTTGGTATACTTCACATTCCGCAAGGTAAGTCATTTACTGTACAGCCAAATTCCGGAGAAAGTACTCTAAAAGTACTTTAAATTGCAAAACGGCGTCACTGTCTTTGTCCGTAATAATTTAAACTCTAAATTGAGATGTTGAATGGCTATCAATTATCTGCCCACTGTGCTTCACGCCTGGGCAGAAATGGTAAGCAACCAGCTATCAACATTTTGTTTAATATGTCCTACTCAAGCAATATTGCAGATACAATGACAATGATCTATTTAAGATTGTTAGACAATATTTCTTTGAGTAAATGAAATGTTTTGTCTGCTTATTTGAAATATAAAGTTATACATTTCATATTCATTCACCGACTTTAGTGTGTCTGTGGATAATTACAGAGGACAATTACATGTATGAGCATGGCATCATATTACAATAAATTGACTGTTAACACTAGAATACGCTTTTTAATCAGATTAAAAAGCCTAACAGTCTAACAGTTACACTGACAGGAAGAAACAAATCGTACAAATAGTATTTCTGAACAATCATTCAATTCAATCACGAGTTGAACTTGTCCCCGACCGTGAACAGGTATGGCCTTTGCCCTTCTGACATCTGTGGCCCCCATCTATGGCCTTTACACCTCCTTCTTCCCTGTGGTCATCTACATGCTGTTTGGCACAGGACGGCACGTCTCCACTGGTGAGAGTCACACAGCACTCCTCCGGGACAGACACCTAAGTTCTACAGCAAACTGTTATTCTATAAGTTCACGTTGTTCTCACTCCATTCAAACATATGAACACTGACATTTTCCCGAGGTACCGTAAAAGGGGATTCTGTTGTCATTGTTGGGCCAGGTACCTTTGCGGTGGTGAGTCTGATGACAGGCTCCGTGGTGGAGCAGCTGGTGCCCACCCCTCTGGAACTGAACTCCAGCAGTCCTGAAGCCGCAGCCTTTGAGGCCCAGAGGATCGGCGTGGCCTCGGCTGTAGCCCTCCTCTCAGGGATCCTGATGGTGAGGGTCAGCGAGGACCGCACAACACCGCAGACTAGTTCAAACAACACTGACGGGGAGGGGGGCTTCAACATGCAGGCTGGGTCATTTCGGAACTGAGCCGTTCGTTATCAATTGGTGTTGGGACTTTGAAATGCTTTGTAAGCAGTGTGAAGAGATCTGTTGGGGAAACGTTGGAGGACTGTGCTCCCAGCTGTGGCGTTCTAAATGGGAGAACCGGGTTTTACCTGTCGTCTCCACAGCTTTGCATGTTTGGGCTCCGGCTGGGCTTCCTCTCCACGTATCTCTCTGAGCCCATCGTCAAGGCCTTCACCAGTGCGGCCGCCTTCCACGTCACCATCTCCCAGCTGCAAAGCATGCTGGGACTGAGGCTCCCTCGCCACACTGGACCCTTCTCGCTGTTTAAGGTCGGGGTTTAAACTGCATACTGATATAGGAATTTGTATAATAGCTGTAAGAATGGGTTAACGTTTTGTGAGTCTATTACTAATCAAGGATTTGACAGCGTACAGTATGGTGCATGTATGTACATAAACACAAAAATATAAACATGCACCAATTTTTTCTTGTGTGACAGGTGACATGACGTCAGTAGATTTGAATCACTTAGCCAATCGATTTTTTGTGTGCATATGGAACATCTCAGAGTATTTTATTTCAGCTTATGAAACCCCTTGACACGTtgggtttttatttttttcctcagTGTGTTTGACATCCTCCCTGTACCCCTCAGACGCTAGCGTCGGTGATAGAGAACCTCCCACACGTCAACATGGCAGAGCTGCTGATCTCCATGGCGTGTCTGGCCGTCCTGGTGCCGGTGAAGGAGGTCAACATGCGCTTCCGCCGACGACTGCGGACACCAATCCCTGTCGAGATCCTCACGGTCAGTCAGTAGAAGGTTTCACTTGAATTTGACGTCACTCACGCATTCTTTAATTGAATTGGCGGACAGCCAAGGACATAATCTACTATTTGATTCAGTTGTACTGCAATATAcatgtttatttttgtattattttgttttccttcagGTCATTATTGCGACAGCGGTGGCGTATGCCTCTTCTCTGGACTCAGCCTATGATGTCCAGATAGTGGGCCATATTCCTGCTGGGTAAACAATCCTGACAAAATAGTTAGAGAGTATCAACATTTGCTCCATTATTTAGCCATGTTTGCTGTTATTATTCAAATAATATAAAAATCCTGCTACTGTATATCATCAGTTTCCCCAGACCGAGGATGCCTGCCGTGCACACGATTCCGGACATCGCCGGGGACACGGTGGCCATCACGTTTGTGGGCTACgctgtttctgtctccctcgCAATGATATACGCTGACAAACATGGCTACTCCATACATCCCAACCAGGTATGGACATCAGGCTTCAATGGTATATTGATGCTTTCATTCATTCCCTGATACCTGATATAGTACCCTGGTATAGCAAATGGAAATGACTGTTGAACTCTCGGTTCTGATTCGCTTCTGTGTTCGTACACACATCTGACAGTGAATGCTGGGCCTAAAGAAAGGGTCATAAGCTAAAGTGCTGTAGCGTACCGAGTAAATACTGCCTCATGCTTCTTGTAAGTAAGTAATTGTGTTGTGCGTGAGAGCCTGTGTGTATTAATCTGGACGTGTGTGGGGACTGTAGGAGCTGCTGGCCCACGGCATCTCCAACACGGTGTCTTCGCTCTTCACCTGTTTCCCCAGCTCGGCCACCTTGGCCACCACCAACATCCTGGAGAGTGCTGGAGGGTACACGCAGGTACACAGACCTCCTCGCCAGCTTCACGTCTGGCCTCGTTATTTGTCGAAATGTCTCTGGGCTTTTAAAGGACGGCTATGTCCTCCTGTACCATAGTGACATTTGGCAAATTATTCATGGCTTCTAACGTCGAacgatgtttgtttttttcctatATTTTGAAGAGAATATTATGTAAGGAATAAAcaaagtgtgtttctgtcttgGTTCTTCCAGCTCTCTGCGCTGTTCACCAGCCTGGTGGTTCTGATTGTTTTACTGCTGATTGGACCTCTGTTCTATTTCCTGCCCAAGGTGAGGGAGGAACGCATGTTTGGATCTGAATCTTGTCAATGTTCATATGTGGTTCAGAGTCTGGGTTGGGCTTGTGTCTGAGCCTCATTCTCCGTGCTGGTGCCTCTCTGCCCCCAGGCAGTGCTGGCATGCATCAATGTGACCAGCCTCAGGCAGATGTTCCTGCAGTTCCAGGACCTCCCAGATCTGTGGCGAGTCAGCCAGATTGACTTTGTGAGTCGCCGATCCAACTGACAGAAACTTTTCACGTCCTTCTTCATTAACGATCAGCTACATCAACCCCCCAGTCTGTCTTGGTCTGAACTGGAAAGTACTGGAGTGCCACAACCCACTGTTCTCATGGGAGgtactgtgtgtctctgcaggttgTTTGGCTGGTGACCTGGCTGTCTGTCGTTGTGCTCAATGTGGATCTGGGTCTGGCCATTGGGGTGGTCTTTTCGATGATGACCGTGATCTGCAGAACACAGAGGTACACAGAGTAATCCCTTCCTAGTATGGAGAAGAGCAATATAGGTCATACAAGCTTGTATGTGTCTTAAAGTGGGGAGTGATGACTGCTTCATTGTAAGCGTTGGCTAACGTGACTTAGCCGATGCAGATATATGTTTTGTGAAAACTGTTTGGTTGACCTCTCAGGGCTGGATGTTCAGTGCTGGGAAGGGCCAGTAACACCGAGATCTACAGACCTGTAGAGAATCACAACAAGGTGAACACACCACTCACCGATTCAGTAGAACTGGCGTACTGCACCCACACACCTTATACAGATGTGCATGTTTTAAGGTACTACA encodes:
- the slc26a10 gene encoding solute carrier family 26 member 10, with protein sequence MSASVAVYRNIYTEDRFRQSFGTEDKPKAGVRLREKFLGWCRCSRGTCLHLLRERLPIFNWLPKYRLKKWILGDTIAGLTVGILHIPQGMAFALLTSVAPIYGLYTSFFPVVIYMLFGTGRHVSTGTFAVVSLMTGSVVEQLVPTPLELNSSSPEAAAFEAQRIGVASAVALLSGILMLCMFGLRLGFLSTYLSEPIVKAFTSAAAFHVTISQLQSMLGLRLPRHTGPFSLFKTLASVIENLPHVNMAELLISMACLAVLVPVKEVNMRFRRRLRTPIPVEILTVIIATAVAYASSLDSAYDVQIVGHIPAGFPRPRMPAVHTIPDIAGDTVAITFVGYAVSVSLAMIYADKHGYSIHPNQELLAHGISNTVSSLFTCFPSSATLATTNILESAGGYTQLSALFTSLVVLIVLLLIGPLFYFLPKAVLACINVTSLRQMFLQFQDLPDLWRVSQIDFVVWLVTWLSVVVLNVDLGLAIGVVFSMMTVICRTQRAGCSVLGRASNTEIYRPVENHNKCYEVPGVKILTYNGPIYYGNRSFFREDMSRLLGLTPERIRSREKARKALEKREREAVNTVESGVANTSFSSENEFFKSAMSESEVQAVLIDCSSVIFVDVAGARLFIQMCIECQKVGVLIYLSNCNESVLKILTSSGLMNYMNPQHIFVTVHDAVVYIQQQKEKPPENTTTVWV